One window from the genome of Bufo bufo chromosome 4, aBufBuf1.1, whole genome shotgun sequence encodes:
- the KCNE4 gene encoding potassium voltage-gated channel subfamily E member 4 has translation MLTMEDPVNGTMTSQDIGSYQGTPSQVTNGKDNNEYLYILTVMAFYGIFLMGIMLVYMRSKKREKESKLLLLYQDEEKLWTEIRKSTSSLSVSKTPQQSTMFSILQESFVPSRFCTDYNIVDSSLSSESSSSEVHFTIQEEATEGPAQEKAVEEKSDDKTQIS, from the coding sequence ATGTTGACGATGGAAGATCCGGTGAATGGGACCATGACAAGCCAAGACATTGGTTCCTATCAAGGAACACCAAGCCAAGTAACAAATGGGAAGGATAACAATGAGTATCTTTACATTCTGACTGTCATGGCCTTCTATGGAATATTTCTGATGGGCATCATGCTAGTCTACATGCGATCAAAAAAGAGGGAGAAAGAATCCAAACTTCTTCTACTCTACCAGGACGAGGAGAAGTTGTGGACAGAGATCAGAAAAAGCACATCTTCTCTTTCTGTATCCAAGACTCCCCAGCAGAGCACTATGTTCTCTATCCTGCAGGAGAGTTTTGTACCAAGCCGTTTCTGCACTGACTACAATATAGTGGACAGTAGCCTGAGCTCTGAATCTTCCTCCTCTGAGGTCCACTTCACCATCCAAGAAGAAGCTACAGAGGGACCTGCTCAAGAAAAAGCAGTTGAAGAAAAATCTGACGATAAAACACAGATTTCCTAG